The following are encoded in a window of Rosa chinensis cultivar Old Blush chromosome 4, RchiOBHm-V2, whole genome shotgun sequence genomic DNA:
- the LOC112196349 gene encoding heavy metal-associated isoprenylated plant protein 19 yields MGKKKKNEQETKVVVAEFKVSMHCNACERIVAKTLLKIKGVEQFATDMNSHKVVVTGKIDPEKILKKLRKKTGKKVEIIDDKEEKPKDASDEGNWARPLIVHPFMFDCCKESDQLLMMFSDENPNACSIM; encoded by the exons atgggaaagaagaagaaaaatgagcaAGAAACCAAA GTGGTCGTTGCAGAATTCAAAGTATCAATGCACTGCAATGCATGTGAAAGAATAGTTGCCAAAACCCTATTGAAAATCAAAG GGGTGGAGCAGTTTGCAACAGACATGAACAGCCACAAGGTTGTGGTAACGGGGAAAATTGATCCAGAAAAGATTTTGAAGAAACTAAGGAAAAAGACGGGGAAGAAAGTAGAGATTATTGATGACAAGGAAGAAAAACCAAAAGACGCGTCTGATGAAGGAAATTGGGCAAGACCATTAATTGTTCATCCATTCATGTTTGATTGCTGCAAGGAGAGCGATCAGTTACTTATGATGTTTAGTGATGAGAATCCAAATGCTTGTTCCATAATGTAA